One cyanobiont of Ornithocercus magnificus DNA segment encodes these proteins:
- a CDS encoding proline-rich region gives MASDKDNPSVVPDLAASSNTARTAAETTSSSTADDSVIEERISIPAVRPSESQGGEWVLLVSKLQGWWATTDLASRWPLIRRLILLIALLVILNLVNRFYSGILTAIAAIPMAPRLLELVGAAWLTSYALRYLARAEDRRATLSTIRQGIGSVLGRSID, from the coding sequence ATGGCCTCTGACAAAGATAATCCCTCGGTGGTACCCGACCTGGCGGCTAGCAGTAATACTGCTAGAACTGCGGCGGAGACAACATCTTCCTCGACAGCGGATGACTCTGTTATTGAGGAGCGCATTAGCATTCCAGCAGTCAGACCCTCTGAAAGCCAAGGTGGTGAATGGGTGCTGCTAGTCAGTAAATTGCAAGGGTGGTGGGCAACTACTGACTTGGCCTCACGCTGGCCACTGATTCGGAGGCTAATCCTCCTAATCGCGTTACTAGTCATCCTGAATCTTGTAAACCGTTTTTATAGTGGGATTCTCACGGCGATCGCTGCTATACCTATGGCACCTAGGTTGCTTGAACTAGTTGGAGCTGCTTGGCTCACAAGTTACGCTCTTCGCTACCTAGCACGCGCAGAAGACCGTCGCGCAACCCTGTCCACGATCCGGCAAGGCATTGGGTCAGTCTTGGGGCGTAGCATCGACTGA
- a CDS encoding GuaB3 family IMP dehydrogenase-related protein translates to MTIQLGQSKVVRRAYGIDEIALVPSGRTVDPTITDTRWSLGGIEREVPIIASAMDGVVDVSMAVALSKLGAFGVLNLEGIQTRYEDPGPLLKQIATVERDAFVPLMQEIYAQPVQEELIWRRIREIKASNGVAAVSCTPVAAIQFSSAIIESGADLFFVQATVVSTEHIGSKESESLNLQALCKNINLPVIVGNCVTYNVAIQLMRAGAAGIMVGIGPGAACTSRGVLGIGIPQATAVVDCAAARDDFERESGRYVPVIADGGIITGGDICKCIGCGADAVMIGSPIARSKEAPGRGFHWGMATPSPALPRGTRIRVGSTGSLEQILRGPATLDDGTHNLLGALKTSMGTLGARTIKEMQQVEVVIAPSLLTEGKIYQRAQQLGMGK, encoded by the coding sequence GTGACGATTCAGCTGGGTCAGTCTAAGGTCGTACGTCGGGCCTATGGCATAGATGAGATCGCCCTGGTGCCCAGTGGGCGAACAGTTGATCCAACCATAACTGACACGCGCTGGAGCCTCGGAGGTATTGAACGGGAGGTTCCAATCATTGCCAGTGCAATGGATGGCGTGGTGGATGTCAGCATGGCAGTGGCACTATCCAAGCTTGGCGCTTTTGGAGTGCTTAATCTTGAAGGTATCCAGACCCGTTACGAGGATCCTGGGCCGCTGCTGAAACAGATTGCTACAGTAGAAAGGGATGCATTTGTCCCATTAATGCAGGAAATCTATGCACAACCGGTCCAAGAGGAACTAATCTGGCGTCGAATCCGTGAGATTAAAGCCAGCAACGGCGTCGCTGCAGTCAGTTGTACACCCGTAGCAGCGATCCAGTTCAGCAGCGCTATCATCGAGTCCGGGGCCGATCTATTCTTCGTCCAAGCTACAGTTGTCTCCACAGAACACATTGGATCCAAAGAAAGCGAGAGTCTTAATCTGCAAGCACTGTGCAAAAATATAAACTTACCTGTAATAGTAGGCAATTGTGTTACCTATAACGTGGCGATACAACTAATGAGAGCTGGTGCTGCAGGTATCATGGTGGGCATTGGTCCTGGTGCTGCCTGTACATCACGAGGCGTACTAGGTATTGGCATACCGCAGGCAACAGCAGTAGTTGACTGTGCAGCAGCACGGGATGATTTTGAGCGAGAGAGTGGACGCTATGTACCAGTCATTGCTGATGGAGGAATCATTACTGGTGGTGATATCTGCAAGTGTATTGGCTGTGGTGCGGACGCGGTGATGATTGGATCACCAATTGCTCGCTCGAAAGAGGCTCCTGGACGTGGCTTTCACTGGGGTATGGCTACACCCAGTCCCGCTTTGCCCCGAGGAACCCGAATTCGTGTTGGCAGTACAGGTAGCCTTGAGCAGATTCTGCGTGGACCTGCCACCCTTGATGATGGTACGCACAACTTACTGGGTGCCCTAAAGACCTCCATGGGCACCTTAGGCGCCCGCACAATCAAAGAGATGCAGCAGGTTGAAGTAGTGATCGCGCCGTCACTACTTACGGAGGGGAAAATCTATCAGAGAGCCCAACAGCTTGGAATGGGGAAATAG
- a CDS encoding thioredoxin, giving the protein MSSAAAVTDASFEQDVLQSDVPVLVDFWAPWCGPCRMVAPIVEEIAKEFDGKIRVFKLNTDENPNVASQYGIRSIPTLMVFKGGQKVDTVVGAVPKATLSGTITKYI; this is encoded by the coding sequence ATGTCCAGCGCCGCAGCCGTCACCGATGCCTCCTTTGAGCAGGACGTGCTCCAGAGCGACGTTCCTGTACTGGTTGATTTCTGGGCGCCTTGGTGTGGGCCATGCCGCATGGTCGCTCCAATTGTTGAGGAGATTGCCAAAGAGTTCGATGGCAAGATCCGCGTTTTCAAACTGAACACCGACGAGAACCCGAACGTTGCTAGTCAGTACGGCATTCGCAGCATTCCCACCTTGATGGTTTTTAAAGGCGGCCAGAAAGTAGACACAGTGGTTGGGGCTGTGCCGAAGGCCACCCTCTCAGGCACTATTACCAAGTACATCTGA
- a CDS encoding imidazole glycerol phosphate synthase subunit HisH yields the protein MGNLHSVCCSLARLGQSVRIIKSPEGFKECRAIILPGVGAFDPAMKRLHEYGLAPALQMWTDNGRPLLGICLGLQLLFDCSEEGEREGLGIIPGIVRRLPTQLGERVPHMGWAPLSIRQNCPLFNTADSSFWVYFVHSYAADPHDPKTLAAVAPFGHSNIAAIIWHNHIGACQFHPEKSSLAGQEMLRRWIAWLD from the coding sequence ATGGGGAACCTACACTCAGTGTGTTGTTCCCTTGCCCGATTAGGACAAAGCGTCAGAATCATCAAGTCACCTGAGGGATTTAAGGAATGCCGCGCCATAATCTTGCCTGGTGTTGGTGCTTTCGATCCAGCAATGAAACGTCTTCATGAGTATGGTCTTGCCCCAGCCTTACAAATGTGGACAGACAATGGCAGACCTCTGCTTGGAATCTGTCTAGGTCTCCAACTTCTTTTTGACTGCAGTGAGGAAGGTGAGCGAGAAGGCCTAGGCATAATTCCAGGCATTGTACGGAGACTTCCCACTCAGCTAGGCGAGCGGGTCCCTCATATGGGCTGGGCTCCTCTAAGTATTAGGCAAAACTGCCCTCTCTTTAACACTGCTGACTCAAGCTTCTGGGTTTATTTTGTCCACTCTTATGCGGCTGATCCCCATGACCCTAAGACGCTAGCGGCTGTAGCTCCATTCGGACATAGCAACATAGCAGCTATCATCTGGCACAACCACATCGGTGCTTGCCAATTTCATCCTGAGAAGTCCTCATTAGCTGGTCAAGAGATGCTGAGACGCTGGATCGCATGGTTAGACTGA
- a CDS encoding rRNA methyltransferase yields MLVEPSGPINIGSVARLCANFDVSELRLVAPRCQPQDTEAIKMAMRGSSLLKLSRHYPNLLEATADCRKVLSSCGRWDHGAIPLQTSEQALSWLLEDGSSESVALVFGREDRGLTNKELLLSHRVIRLQSSPSYPSLNLSHAVAIVLHDLARLRGTISGHTGIVSNKATVPAAPLQLEACLRDASDLLLETGFLLKHTARARMSKVRALLQRAAIRQEEVALIRGMIRQLRWATRSRCSVTSAQSTKEFFD; encoded by the coding sequence GTGCTTGTCGAACCATCTGGACCGATCAATATCGGCAGTGTTGCTCGTCTTTGCGCCAATTTTGATGTGTCTGAGCTCCGCCTAGTAGCTCCACGTTGCCAACCACAAGACACTGAGGCAATAAAAATGGCAATGCGTGGATCGTCTCTTCTAAAGTTGTCACGCCATTATCCAAATTTGCTAGAGGCTACTGCAGATTGCCGCAAGGTCTTGAGTAGCTGCGGTCGCTGGGATCATGGTGCAATCCCATTGCAGACATCTGAGCAAGCACTCAGCTGGCTTTTGGAAGATGGGTCCTCAGAGTCAGTAGCTCTTGTCTTTGGGCGAGAAGATCGCGGCTTAACCAACAAAGAACTACTGCTGAGCCACCGCGTAATTCGACTACAAAGCAGTCCATCTTATCCATCGCTAAATTTATCTCATGCCGTCGCTATTGTGCTGCATGATCTAGCACGTTTACGCGGAACTATCTCAGGACACACGGGTATAGTCTCAAACAAAGCAACAGTCCCGGCAGCGCCATTGCAGCTTGAAGCATGCCTTAGAGATGCTTCTGACCTACTCCTTGAGACCGGTTTCTTACTTAAACACACAGCTCGGGCACGAATGTCTAAGGTCCGTGCTCTGCTTCAGCGCGCTGCAATTCGGCAAGAAGAAGTAGCTTTGATTCGGGGTATGATACGTCAACTTCGCTGGGCTACCCGATCACGGTGCTCGGTAACATCAGCCCAGTCCACTAAAGAATTTTTTGACTAG
- a CDS encoding 16S rRNA (guanine(966)-N(2))-methyltransferase RsmD — protein MVRLRLTGGRRLRSPIGQLTRPTTARVREAVMNILGSRLNGSSWLDICSGSGAVACEALQRGAQDIVAVEKDRHAADICRMNLETVRCGLSGEICLKVVQQDAIRWLASSKRPKRGFDFVYFDPPYWNDLYKGILDVLLAAEWVDISSLVICEHATDLQLVTPPGWHEYDRRQYGDSSLLFLSQPPRVLPLRY, from the coding sequence ATGGTTAGACTGAGACTTACAGGTGGCCGCCGCCTGCGTAGTCCCATAGGACAACTTACCCGACCGACCACTGCTCGTGTCCGCGAAGCAGTGATGAACATTCTTGGCTCGCGACTCAATGGTAGTAGCTGGCTTGATATTTGTAGTGGTAGTGGTGCAGTTGCTTGTGAAGCCTTGCAGCGTGGCGCCCAGGATATAGTGGCAGTGGAAAAAGATAGACATGCCGCCGATATTTGCCGTATGAATCTTGAGACTGTGCGCTGTGGCCTATCAGGAGAGATATGTTTAAAAGTAGTGCAACAGGATGCTATTCGCTGGCTCGCAAGTAGTAAAAGGCCTAAGCGAGGTTTTGACTTTGTATATTTTGACCCTCCTTATTGGAACGACTTGTACAAAGGTATTCTTGATGTACTACTAGCAGCGGAATGGGTAGATATATCGTCGTTAGTAATCTGTGAGCACGCTACAGATTTGCAGCTGGTCACACCGCCTGGGTGGCATGAGTATGATAGACGGCAGTACGGTGATAGCTCACTGTTGTTTCTCTCTCAACCACCAAGAGTACTGCCCCTGCGATACTGA
- a CDS encoding cytochrome c: MNVSPPTAAERPDRRHSLITALLAFASVAILLMTLWLLGSARRDPYIQATLNFTGSLDHGGQLFRINCAGCHGIAAQGLLGPQLAGITKHASDTTLIRQIISGRTPPMPSFEIEPKSMADLLAYLHSLT; encoded by the coding sequence GTGAACGTTTCGCCACCGACAGCAGCAGAGAGACCTGACCGCCGCCACAGCCTGATTACTGCACTATTGGCATTCGCCTCTGTAGCAATCCTGCTTATGACACTCTGGCTGCTTGGATCTGCGCGTCGCGATCCATACATACAAGCTACATTGAACTTCACTGGCTCACTAGATCACGGCGGCCAGCTATTCCGGATCAATTGCGCTGGCTGCCATGGTATTGCAGCTCAGGGTTTGTTGGGGCCTCAGCTCGCAGGTATAACCAAGCATGCAAGCGACACAACCTTGATTCGTCAAATCATTAGTGGTCGCACACCCCCAATGCCAAGTTTTGAGATCGAACCTAAGTCGATGGCCGATCTACTGGCTTATCTCCACTCCCTAACCTGA
- a CDS encoding cytochrome b6-f complex subunit PetG produces the protein MIEPLLCGIVLGLIPVTLAGLFIAAWNQYRRGSTLGG, from the coding sequence ATGATCGAGCCTCTACTCTGCGGTATTGTTTTAGGGTTAATTCCAGTTACACTAGCTGGCTTGTTTATAGCTGCCTGGAATCAGTATCGCAGGGGCAGTACTCTTGGTGGTTGA
- a CDS encoding DNA gyrase subunit A, with product MADPVGSGSDGSGESDDRIIQTDLRNEMSRSYLEYAMSVIVGRALPDARDGLKPVHRRILYAMYELGLINGRPYRKCARVVGEVLGKYHPHGDTAVYDALVRMAQDFSMSMPLIDGHGNFGSIDNDPPAAMRYTESRLQALTTDSLLKDIESETVDFADNFDASQQEPTVLPARIPQLLLNGSSGIAVGMATNIPPHNLGELITGLLAMLTDSNISDRDLMTLIPGPDFPTGGQILGHSGIYDTYRTGRGSIAMRGVAKIETISVPGRADRNAVIVTELPYQTNKAALIERIAELVNDKKLEGISDIRDESDREGMRIVIELRRDVYQQVVLNNLFKLTPLQSNFSAHMLALVEGEPVLLTLRSMLQVFLDFRVETIERRTRYLLRKAEERDQVLLGLLLAFCQIDSIIALIRAAADTGIARQQLQDCHGLNQVQADAILQMQLRRLTTLEANKIRSEHEDLAVKITDYKDILERRERVFGLIREELKQLRDRHPMPRRTEILNLEAGLEDIDLIANERSVVLLTETGYLKRMPVSEFEATSRGTRGRAGTRRNQAEEAVKLFISCNDHDTLLLFSDRGVAYALSSYRVPQCSRVARGTPVVQLLLIPRDEEITSLLSVSSFSDDTDLLMLTRGSYIKRTQLSAFANIRSNGLIAISLEEGDALAWVRLANVGDSALIGSRKGMTIHFRLVDEELRTLSRTARGVRAMTLRDGDSLVSMDVLPAELADRIASSDRGETSNETINASSSGPWVLVASASGLGKRVPVTEFRLQKRAGMGLRVMKFRRKGDELVGLRVLGTGEELLLVSEKGVIVRTSADDIPQQSRAATGVRLQRLDQGDRLSGVVLVPPESNGGPNSKIESHL from the coding sequence ATGGCGGATCCAGTTGGGTCTGGAAGCGACGGTTCTGGCGAGTCCGACGATCGAATAATCCAGACGGATCTCCGCAATGAGATGTCGCGCTCCTACCTAGAGTATGCAATGAGCGTAATCGTAGGTCGGGCCCTTCCAGATGCGCGAGATGGTCTCAAGCCAGTACACCGCCGGATCTTGTACGCAATGTATGAGCTCGGCCTTATCAACGGTCGCCCCTATCGCAAATGCGCTCGTGTTGTGGGTGAGGTGCTCGGTAAGTACCATCCCCATGGCGACACTGCTGTCTATGACGCATTGGTACGGATGGCTCAGGACTTCTCAATGTCGATGCCCCTAATCGACGGCCACGGCAACTTTGGCTCCATCGACAACGATCCACCAGCTGCCATGAGATACACTGAGTCAAGGTTGCAAGCTCTCACAACAGACTCATTACTTAAGGATATCGAGTCTGAAACAGTAGACTTCGCCGACAACTTTGATGCATCTCAGCAGGAACCAACTGTCCTTCCAGCACGGATTCCCCAGCTACTCCTAAATGGGTCTTCAGGTATCGCTGTTGGGATGGCCACTAACATCCCTCCTCACAACCTAGGGGAGTTGATCACGGGCCTGCTAGCTATGCTTACGGATTCCAATATTAGTGACCGTGACTTGATGACATTGATCCCTGGCCCTGACTTTCCCACAGGCGGTCAGATTCTCGGCCATAGTGGCATCTATGACACTTATCGCACAGGTCGTGGGTCGATAGCTATGCGTGGTGTTGCAAAGATAGAGACAATTTCAGTTCCAGGCCGGGCAGACCGCAATGCTGTGATTGTTACAGAGTTACCCTATCAGACCAATAAAGCAGCGCTCATAGAACGCATAGCCGAGTTAGTCAATGATAAAAAATTAGAGGGAATTTCCGATATCCGTGATGAGAGTGACCGCGAAGGCATGCGGATTGTCATTGAGTTAAGGCGAGATGTCTATCAACAAGTAGTCCTCAACAACCTATTCAAGCTGACACCACTACAAAGCAACTTTAGTGCACACATGCTGGCTCTAGTAGAAGGTGAGCCGGTGCTGCTTACCTTACGCAGTATGCTTCAGGTCTTCCTTGACTTTCGTGTCGAGACAATTGAACGACGCACTCGCTATCTGCTTCGTAAAGCTGAGGAGCGCGATCAAGTACTGCTGGGACTTCTATTAGCTTTCTGTCAGATAGATTCAATCATCGCTCTAATTCGTGCAGCAGCTGACACGGGAATAGCACGTCAGCAGTTGCAAGACTGTCATGGACTAAACCAAGTCCAGGCAGATGCCATTCTTCAGATGCAACTAAGACGGCTTACAACACTTGAGGCAAACAAGATACGATCTGAACATGAAGACCTGGCTGTCAAGATCACAGACTACAAAGATATTCTTGAGCGAAGGGAGCGAGTCTTTGGGCTCATCCGAGAAGAACTAAAACAGCTCAGGGATCGTCACCCTATGCCACGACGTACCGAAATTCTTAACTTAGAAGCTGGTCTTGAGGACATAGATCTCATTGCAAATGAGCGGTCAGTAGTACTCCTTACCGAGACCGGTTATCTGAAACGAATGCCAGTTAGCGAGTTTGAGGCCACAAGCAGAGGTACTCGTGGTAGAGCTGGTACTCGCCGCAACCAAGCTGAAGAGGCTGTAAAGTTATTCATTAGTTGCAATGACCACGACACTTTACTGCTGTTCAGCGACCGCGGTGTAGCCTACGCTCTATCGTCTTACCGTGTGCCGCAGTGTAGTCGTGTTGCTAGGGGGACTCCTGTAGTTCAACTTCTGCTGATTCCACGTGATGAAGAGATTACTTCTTTGCTCTCTGTTAGCAGCTTCAGTGACGATACTGACCTCCTGATGCTCACTCGAGGCAGCTACATCAAGCGTACCCAGTTATCAGCTTTCGCCAATATCCGTTCTAACGGCCTAATAGCTATTAGCCTTGAAGAAGGTGATGCTCTAGCTTGGGTAAGACTTGCGAATGTGGGCGATAGTGCTCTAATTGGTTCTCGCAAAGGCATGACTATTCACTTTCGTTTAGTTGACGAGGAACTACGTACTCTTAGCCGCACAGCTCGTGGTGTTCGTGCAATGACACTACGTGATGGGGATAGCCTGGTAAGTATGGATGTGTTGCCGGCAGAATTAGCAGACAGAATTGCTTCAAGCGACAGAGGTGAAACAAGTAATGAGACTATAAATGCTAGCAGCAGCGGACCTTGGGTACTAGTAGCATCTGCAAGCGGCCTGGGTAAGCGTGTGCCAGTTACTGAGTTTAGGTTGCAAAAGAGAGCAGGCATGGGGCTAAGAGTAATGAAGTTTCGCCGCAAGGGTGATGAACTTGTCGGCCTGCGTGTGCTTGGGACTGGGGAGGAACTGCTGCTAGTTAGCGAGAAAGGTGTGATTGTTCGTACTAGTGCTGATGATATTCCTCAGCAGTCACGTGCAGCAACTGGTGTGAGGCTACAGCGTCTTGACCAGGGGGATCGACTTTCAGGAGTTGTTCTTGTGCCACCCGAGAGTAATGGTGGACCAAACAGCAAGATAGAAAGTCATTTGTGA